One Vicia villosa cultivar HV-30 ecotype Madison, WI linkage group LG5, Vvil1.0, whole genome shotgun sequence genomic window, TCTTTCGTTATATTTCAGTCATTTACATTCTTGTACTTTTATCTTTCGTTCAAATTTACTTCGAAGCAATTTATTTTCTGCAATTTACGATTCCTGCACTTTAAGTTTCTTGTAATTTATACTTACTTTTTATATACCCTCTTTAAAAAGTTGGGTAGTTTTACCCAACTTAGATGCCAATGGTTGATAGGTCCATGTGGTCACTTTATTTTAGTATTAACATTGAAAACTACTCTTATATGtgcatttttattaattaatatatttattaattaataatatttgatCAATGAAATTAATTGAGAGTTATGATAATGGGATAAGGGAAAGGGAACGTGAAATaagtgcatttttatttttattaattataaatgatGTACAATTTTATGATGAGTTGCAATATTCGTAACCGTCACTTTTGTCGTTCTTACTGTAATAAAAATCTTCTCCCACCATtatcagaaaaaaaaaaacttctccaACCATTTACTGCACTTTTTGACAAACCTTTCACGATCTCTTGTTCAGTTATTTTTCATTTTGCTATTAAAAaggaaactaaaatattttttattgccAAAAAAATTCGCCTATATATAGCAGTAGTATTAGAGCAAGCATTGCAGTTGAAAATAAAGCGAAAACTAGAGGAAAAAGGAAGAAGCCATGAGTCGTGGAAACCAGAGAGAGGTGACTCATTTTCTTCGCCTTTCATATACAAATCTTTTCATTACTCAATGCATGTTGATCACATTTTTTGTtacatttttttttctctttctctctgttTTCAATTGTGCATTTTCCGACGACCTGATCATTATCCGGTCACTGTTCAATGCATCTTCCGGTGACtgtatttgcattctcatcatttgTTCGGTTACTTCTTTCTTTCCGATTTTACATTTTTTCCGGCGACATGTGCACTCTCCAGTTATGATTTTATGCgtcttgtttttttttgtttcttcattCTTTCCAGATTTTACATTTTTTCTGGCGACACACTTTACAGTTAGGATTTTATACGTTTTCCGGCGTATATACTCCGGTAATACAGTTATTGATCATGACGATCTCAATATCCAACAGATCTAAATGAATGATTAGAAATTATTTTTTGCCTAACTGTTTGTAAGTGTTTGATGCATTTTTTATTAGTACAAATTGTGTGATTCTGTTATGAAAACAGTAAATTGGATTTAAGCAGATTCTATTTTAATTTACTCAATTCAATTTTCATTTGATGAAAATACCAATACTATTACTCACTAATTTGTATGATAAAGTACAAATTGCAAGAATTACAATCAATGTCACCGAATGAAATCGTGAAAGTCTATACTAGTCTACAATGCGACTGCAAAAActgtttctatttttcatttgaaatataatttaataCTTTTTTTCTGTACTTGTGAATTGTAATGTTAAGTATCAAAACTCTGTTTTATCTTGCAGCGTCACTGTACCATCGAGTTCGACGGTGCATCTAGTGGAAATCCTGGAAAGTCTGGTGCAGGAGCTGTACTCCGTTCTGGGAATGAGGTGTATACTCTATGCATCAATTCATTTTTGTATTATAAACTATATACTATCAAATGTAGCTAACTCTTGGGTTTCTCTAAAGGTCCATCGCTTCAGTAAAGGACTGGGCACTAAAACAAATAATTCTGCTGAGTATGAAGGTTTACTTTTAGGATTGAAAGAAGCCAGTGACAAAGGGTATGACCATGTTGAAATTCGAGGCGATTCTAAGCTTGTTTGCGAACAGGTTAGTTTAGTTATTTACCATGTATGCATTTTCCAATTGTTCACAAAATACTGCTGAATTGAAATTTTAAGTAATTATAGTGAttgttatttatcatttgctttatAACTTCCTTTGTATGAGGAATTTACCATAATATTTTATTGGTTTTGCAACAGTTTAAGGGTAATTGGAAAGTCAACAACCCGAATTTAAGGGATTTGCGTGATAAGGCTTTGGACTTGAAGGATAACTTCAAGTCAGTCAAGGTTCAACATGTTCCTAGGGTATACCCTCTGATCTATTTTGTTTATTGACACAAGGAAAAATTGCCATCTTTCTTAATTGGGTTTTTATCTATGGAAAACTGTAGATGATATTTGAAAACTACTTGTAATTGCCGCCTCTTTTAAATTTTGAGAATCAATTATGACATTTTAATTTGCACAAGCTTGCATACCATTTACTCTCTTGAATATAAGATCATTGGCACCACTGTCACTAGTTCTGTATATGTTTCCCTATTATATAGTAGTAATTTTAACAAATgcgtttccttttttttttaatgctATAAGGGTTCTAACAGAGAAGCTGATGCTCAAGCAAATTGGGGCAAAAATCTTGAAGGTCAGACTTCAAATCTTTTCCGAgttcttaattatttgatttcCCAATTACTCTGGCATTTTGAGACATCTTGTTTTTAATATATCTTTTGACTTTTTAAGAAGAATGAATTACCAATGAATTGAATCCTAAGCTGATTTGAAACTGAAAAAATGAACACCAATAGGATCATTCTAATGGATCTTCTTATATTTTTGCAGCTGGCCACATTCAAGAAAACTATTACTACTACTGATCATATGTGACAGCATGCAACTGTCAAAAACTATTGGCAACTATGTTACTTTTCTTTTTTAGATTGTCTACTAGCTAGTTAAGCATTTAGGGTGGTCTTACATTTGACACACTGCATGTCAGAGGTGAAATTCGGTTTGCAATTTGAACTTTTGCTTTAGGGGCTTAAGAATGTTGCTTTTGATGTTTGGATTTTATGTTTGGATGTTATGTGAATGTTTCTGAATTTACTATTTTCTGCCTTCATTTGTTTGTTTATATCTTATAATCTCTCGTGCTATGTGATGACATTTATTTGTCTGATGTAATGACCCAAAAAGGAACTTTTGATCATTATAAATAGAAAATTTTTTCACCCATCTcccaaccttcttgcccacccctggtgaatttatcacaataccccttgttttggaagttcatttccgaaactgtactttttttcttaaaaaaggtgttttcggaaatgcatttccgaaaacgtgttttttttaatataaaatattgatttcggagatacatctccgaaataaagttactttttcagaaaatgtggtgtttcggaagttcatctccgaacgcacccccttggggaattcggaaatgaacttccgaaaatatgtctggacagaagaaaatgaaaaacaacaacaattcgctttatttaatcggatgaagattacaacgataatattacatataattaaagttacatattgttgatcacaggtaggtggagatgagtcaacattttgataacatcgtccgccgatctttgaagtttcgcgtccaagtcgatcgggcctttcgaagaaaatcggtcgaacgttgtccacaaaaccgccaaatcttcgtcgttcttgatctcaaaaggtgtgaacttaatgcctccctcgtcgttaagcgatggcgagcggtactcgagcttgacaacctttcgattctcgggatagtgcaaaagcgtgttgagcgacggtatcaactccgcaaacggcgtgtcgcgcgagaagcgaaattggaacggcatcgggtagccggtttcaaagtagacgaatgctgggtgggggtaggtttgtgtcatttgtgttttgtggtgtggagaggatgaagaagagtgtgtatttatagacttattggagcattgatggcctaacaaaccttatcctgcctaacaaaccaatcggtggatcctaagtccaaaataggctcattcttcgaccgctctctattttgctcgcgctcttggctcatcatttcttcaaactccgccattcttgaaacaaaaggatccggccaagtctccgcctcatttgaacgatgtgcggtccattgacaacaagtagccggtataggacaccccggtttcaaaaacacttggacgaagtgccgcgatcgtagatacccgatgcatatgattcggcccgacgagtccaatggcggtcgactatgaagtggaaagaaagtctcacatagtccaaacctcgtcaaatcgacgcatacaatatcatatgcacttgctatgagatgacccatatcggggaatgacatccacttcgagaccggagcgataccggtaagtggtggaacaagtgaatcatgaatttttacaaacttttcttgattttcatatagtcggccgtagatgtcccgatacgaagtcaactccgcaagaagttcccgtcggactaaagtgtg contains:
- the LOC131606982 gene encoding uncharacterized protein LOC131606982, coding for MSRGNQRERHCTIEFDGASSGNPGKSGAGAVLRSGNEVHRFSKGLGTKTNNSAEYEGLLLGLKEASDKGYDHVEIRGDSKLVCEQFKGNWKVNNPNLRDLRDKALDLKDNFKSVKVQHVPRGSNREADAQANWGKNLEAGHIQENYYYY